A genomic region of Haliotis asinina isolate JCU_RB_2024 chromosome 1, JCU_Hal_asi_v2, whole genome shotgun sequence contains the following coding sequences:
- the LOC137297202 gene encoding pre-mRNA-processing-splicing factor 8, whose amino-acid sequence MAFPYTVIGPGGQPFLISQPVLQQIVVPMAPPQQQPPMPHPPQPPPPQQPKVPDYMTEEKLQEKARKWQQLQSKRYAEKRKFGFIDAQKEDMPPEHVRKIIRDHGDMTNRKFRHDKRVYLGALKYMPHAVMKLMENMPMPWEQIRDVSVLYHITGAITFVNEIPWVIEPVYIAQWGTMWIMMRREKRDRRHFKRMRFPPFDDEEPPLDYADNVLDVEPLEAIQMDLDPEEDKDVGDWLYEHKPLIDSKHVNGTTYRKWNLTLPQLSVLYRLANQLLTDLVDRNYFYLFDLKSFFTAKALNLAIPGGPKFEPLVKDKDMHDEDWNEFNDINKIIIRQPVRTEYRIAFPYLFNNIPFQVHLSWYHTPNVVFIKTEDPDLPAFYFDPLINPISHRNTVKGTEPLPDDDEEFELPEFVQPFLAETPLYTDNTANGIALLWAPRPFNLRSGRSRRAMDVPIVKNWYREHCPAGMPVKVRVSYQKLLKYYVLNALKHKPPKAQKKRYLFRSFKATKFFQTTQLDWVEVGLQVCRQGYNMLNLLIHRKNLNYLHLDYNFNLKPVKTLTTKERKKSRFGNAFHLCREILRLTKLVVDSHVQYRLGNVDAFQLSDGIQYVFAHVGQLTGMYRYKYKLMRQIRMCKDLKHLIYYRFNTGPVGKGPGCGIWAPGWRVWLFFMRGITPLLERWLGNLLSRQFEGRHSKGVAKTVTKQRVESHFDLELRAAVMHDILDMMPEGIKQNKARTILQHLSEAWRCWKANIPWKVPGLPTPIENMILRFVKAKADWWTNTAHYNRERIRRGATVDKTVCKKNLGRLTRLYLKAEQERQHNYLKDGPYITAEEAVAIYTTMVHWLESRRFSPIPFPPLSYKHDTKLLILALERLKEAYSVKSRLNQSQREELGLIEQAYDNPHEALSRIKRHLLTQRAFKEVGIEFMDLYSHLIPVYDVEPLEKITDAYLDQYLWYEADKRRLFPTWSKPSDSEPPPLLVYKWCQGINNLQDVWDTSEGECNVMLESHFEKMYEKIDLTLLNRLLRLIVDHNIADYMTAKNNVVINYKDMNHTNSYGIIRGLQFASFIVQFYGLILDLLVLGLHRASEMSGPPTMPNDFLTFQDVATETAHPIRLFSRYIDRIHIYFRFTAEEARDLIQRYLTEHPDPNNENIVGYNNKKCWPRDSRMRLMKHDVNLGRAVFWDIKNRLPRSVTTIQWENSFVSVYSKDNPNLLFNMCGFECRILPKCRTTHEEFTHKDGVWNLQNEVTKERTAQCFLRVDEESMQRFHNRVRQILMASGSTTFTKIVNKWNTALIGLMTYFREAVVNTQELLDLLVKCENKIQTRIKIGLNSKMPSRFPPVVFYTPKELGGLGMLSMGHVLIPQSDLRWSKQTDVGITHFRSGMSHDEDQLIPNLYRYIMPWESEFIDSQRVWAEYALKRQEANAQNRRLTLEDLEDSWDRGIPRINTLFQKDRHTLAYDKGWRVRTDFKQYQVLKQNPFWWTHQRHDGKLWNLNNYRTDMIQALGGVEGILEHTLFKGTYFPTWEGLFWEKASGFEESMKYKKLTNAQRSGLNQIPNRRFTLWWSPTINRANVYVGFQVQLDLTGIFMHGKIPTLKISLIQIFRAHLWQKIHESVVMDLCQVFDQELDALEIETVQKETIHPRKSYKMNSSCADILLFAAYKWNVSKPSLLADSKDVMDGATTQKYWIDVQLRWGDYDSHDIERYARAKFLDYTTDNMSIYPSPTGLLIAVDLAYNLHSAYGNWFPGCKPLIQQALAKIMKANPALYVLRERIRKGLQLYSSEPTEPYLSSQNYGELFSNQIIWFVDDTNVYRVTIHKTFEGNLTTKPINGAIFIFNPRTGQLFLKIIHTSVWAGQKRLGQLAKWKTAEEVAALIRSLPVEEQPKQIIVTRKGMLDPLEVHLLDFPNIVIKGSELQLPFQACLKVEKFGDLILKATEPQMVLFNLYDDWLKTISSYTAFSRLILILRALHVNNDKTKIVLKPDKTTITEIHHIWPTLTDEEWMKIEVQLKDLILADYGKKNNVNVASLTQSEIRDIILGMEISAPSAQRQQIAEIEKQTKEQSQLTATTTRTVNKHGDEIITSTTSNYESATFSSKTEWRVRAISATNLHLRTNHIYVSSDDIKETGYTYILPKNILKKFIIISDLRAQIAGYLYGVSPPDNPQVKEIRCIVMPPQWGTHQTVHLPNIQPEHEYLKEMEPLGWIHTQPNELPQLSPQDITTHAKVMADNSSWDGEKTVIITCSFTPGSCSLTAYKLTPSGYEWGRQNKDTGNNPKGYLPSHYERVQMLLSDRFLGFFMVPGQSSWNYNFMGVRHDPNMKYDLHLANPKEFYHEVHRPSHFLNFSTMEDQEVIGADREDMFQ is encoded by the exons TGTCCTCTACCACATCACTGGTGCCATCACATTTGTCAATGAGATACCCTGGGTCATTGAACCAGTATATATTGCGCAGTGGGG AACCATGTGGATCATGATGAGAAGAGAGAAACGTGATCGGCGTCACTTCAAACGGATGAGATTCCCACCTTTTGACGATGAGGAGCCTCCTCTAGACTATGCTGACAACGTTCTGGATGTGGAACCTTTGGAGGCAATTCAGATGGATCTGGACCCAGAGGAAGACAAAGATGTTGGGGACTGGCTGTACGAACACAAACCTCTCATTGACTCCAA ACACGTGAACGGGACAACTTACAGGAAGTGGAACCTGACGCTACCCCAGCTGTCTGTGCTGTATCGACTGGCTAATCAGCTGCTCACTGATCTGGTCGACAGGAACTACTTCTATCTGTTCGACCTCAAATCCTTCTTCACAGCCAAAGCTCTCAACTTGGCTATCCCTGGTGGACCCAAGTTTGAGCCTCTGGTCAAAGATAAGGACATGCA TGATGAGGACTGGAATGAGTTCAATGACATCAACAAGATCATCATCCGGCAGCCAGTGAGAACAGAGTACAGAATTGCCTTCCCCTACTTGTTCAACAACATCCCATTCCAGGTGCATCTGTCATG GTACCATACCCCCAATGTTGTGTTCATCAAGACGGAGGACCCTGACTTGCCGGCATTCTACTTTGATCCGCTCATAAATCCAATCTCGCACAGGAACACAGTCAAG GGTACGGAGCCTCTGCCTGACGATGATGAAGAGTTTGAGCTGCCTGAATTTGTACAGCCATTCCTTGCTGAAACCCCGCTGTACACTGACAACACAGCCAATGGCATTGCTCTGCTGTGGGCACCTCGACCTTTCAACCTCCGGTCCGGAAGGAGCAGACGGGCGATGGATGTCCCTATTGTCAAAAACTG GTACAGAGAGCACTGTCCAGCCGGTATGCCAGTGAAGGTGAGAGTGTCCTACCAGAAGCTGCTCAAGTACTACGTTCTGAATGCCCTGAAACACAAGCCACCCAAGGCTCAGAAGAAGAG GTACCTGTTCAGATCCTTCAAAGCTACAAAGTTTTTCCAGACCACACAGCTTGACTGGGTAGAGGTTGGCTTGCAGGTTTGTCGCCAAGGTTACAACATGCTCAACCTCCTCATCCATCGTAAAAACCTCAACTATCTTCATCTGGACTACAACTTTAATCTGAAGCCGGTGAAGACTCTCACCACAAAG gaaAGAAAGAAGTCCCGTTTTGGAAATGCTTTTCACTTGTGTCGTGAGATCCTGCGTCTGACCAAGCTTGTGGTGGACAGCCATGTACAGTACAGACTGGGCAATGTTGATGCCTTCCAG CTGTCTGATGGTATCCAGTACGTGTTTGCCCATGTTGGTCAGCTGACAGGCATGTACCGATACAAGTACAAGCTGATGAGGCAGATCAGGATGTGTAAAGATCTGAAGCATCTCATCTACTACAGGTTCAACACA GGCCCAGTGGGCAAGGGTCCAGGCTGTGGGATCTGGGCACCAGGTTGGAGGGTGTGGCTGTTCTTCATGCGTGGAATCACACCCCTTCTGGAGCGATGGCTTGGCAACTTGCTGTCCCGTCAGTTCGAGGGGCGACACTCCAAAGGCGTGGCCAAGACTGTCACAAAACAGAGAGTGGAGAGTCACTTTGATCTTGAGTTGAGAGCTGCT GTAATGCACGACATCCTTGACATGATGCCAGAAGGAATCAAGCAGAATAAGGCCAGGACCATCCTGCAGCATCTGAGTGAAGCCTGGAGGTGCTGGAAGGCCAACATTCCATGGAAG GTTCCTGGATTGCCAACCCCTATAGAAAACATGATCCTGAGGTTTGTGAAGGCAAAGGCTGACTGGTGGACAAACACAGCTCACTACAACAGGGAGAGAATCAGAAGGGGAGCCACG GTTGACAAAACTGTCTGCAAAAAGAACCTTGGCCGCTTGACCCGTCTTTATCTGAAGGCTGAACAGGAACGACAGCACAACTACCTGAAG GATGGCCCATACATCACTGCTGAGGAGGCTGTGGCCATCTACACCACCATGGTCCACTGGCTGGAATCTCGCCGCTTCTCACCCATCCCCTTCCCTCCTCTGTCATACAAACATGACACCAAGCTCCTCATCCTGGCTCTGGAAAGACTGAAGGAGGCATACAG TGTAAAGAGTCGATTGAATCAATCCCAGAGAGAGGAGTTGGGTTTGATTGAGCAGGCCTATGATAATCCTCATGAAGCTTTGTCCAGAATCAAGCGTCATCTCCTCACACAGAGAGCCTTTAAAGAA GTTGGTATTGAGTTCATGGACCTGTACAGTCACCTGATCCCAGTGTACGATGTGGAACCATTAGAGAAAATTACAGACGCCTATCTGGATCAGTACCTGTGGTATGAGGCTGACAAGAGACGACTCTTCCCTACGTGGAGTAAGCCCTCGGACTCTGAACCTCCGCCACTCTTGGTGTACAAGTGGTGCCAGG GTATTAACAACCTCCAGGATGTGTGGGACACAAGTGAGGGAGAGTGTAACGTCATGCTGGAGTCCCACTTTGAGAAGATGTACGAGAAAATTGACTTGACGCTACTCAACAGGCTGCTCCGTCTCATCGTGGACCACAACATAGCTGATTACATGACAGCCAAGAACAATGTTGTCATCAACTATAAG gatatgaaTCACACCAACTCATACGGTATCATCCGAGGTCTGCAGTTTGCATCATTCATCGTACAGTTCTACGGGCTGATCCTAGACCTGCTTGTCCTCGGCCTACACAGAGCCAGTGAGATGTCCGGCCCTCCAACGATGCCAAATGACTTCCTCACATTCCAG GATGTGGCAACAGAGACAGCACATCCTATACGGCTTTTCTCCAGATACATCGATCGAATACACATCTACTTCAG atTTACTGCAGAGGAAGCACGTGACCTGATCCAACGTTACCTGACTGAACATCCTGATCCCAACAATGAGAACATAGTGGGTTACAACAACAAGAAGTGCTGGCCACGAGACTCCAGGATGAGGCTCATGAAGCATGATGTTAATCT GGGTCGTGCTGTATTCTGGGACATCAAGAACCGTCTGCCAAGATCTGTGACCACGATACAGTGGGAGAACAGCTTTGTGTCTGTGTACAGCAAGGACAACCCCAACCTCTTGTTCAACATGTGCGGCTTTGAGTGCCGCATCCTGCCCAAGTGCCGTACCACTCACGAGGAGTTCACACATAAGGACGGAGTGTGGAATCTGCAGAATGAG GTTACCAAAGAGCGTACAGCCCAGTGTTTCCTGCGGGTTGATGAAGAATCCATGCAGAGATTCCACAACAGAGTTAGACAGATCCTCATGGCATCAGGATCCACGACATTTACCAAG ATTGTCAACAAATGGAACACAGCTCTCATTGGTCTGATGACCTATTTCCGTGAAGCTGTTGTGAACACACAGGAACTCCTAGATCTGCTAGTCAAATGTGAAAACAAGATCCAGACACGTATCAAGATCGGTCTGAACTCCAAAATGCCCAGTCGTTTCCCTCCAGTGGTGTTCTACACCCCTAAGGAACTTGGAGGCCTGGGGATGTTGTCCATGGGCCACGTGTTGATCCCCCAGTCTGATCTGAGATGGTCCAAACAGACTGATGTGGGGATCACTCACTTCCGCTCGGGTATGAGTCACGATGAAGATCAGCTCATTCCAAACTTGTACAG ATACATCATGCCTTGGGAGAGTGAGTTCATTGATTCCCAGCGAGTGTGGGCAGAGTATGCGCTCAAGAGACAGGAGGCAAATGCTCAGAACAG ACGTCTGACATTAGAGGATTTGGAGGACTCCTGGGACCGTGGCATCCCTCGTATAAACACACTGTTCCAAAAAGATCGTCACACCCTTGCTTACGATAAGGGCTGGCGTGTAAGAACAGACTTCAAGCAATACCAGGTCCTGAAACAGAACCCCTTCTGGTGGACCCATCAACGCCACGACGGCAAGCTGTGGAACCTGAACAACTACCGCACAGACATGATCCAGGCACTGGGAGGAGTAGAGGGCATCCTAGAACACACACTCTTCAAGGGGACCTACTTCCCAACCTGGGAGGGTCTCTTCTG GGAGAAGGCTAGTGGCTTTGAGGAGTCCATGAAGTATAAGAAGCTGACCAATGCCCAGAGATCAGGTCTGAACCAAATCCCCAACCGTAGGTTCACGCTATGGTGGTCGCCAACTATCAACAGAGCTAAT GTGTATGTAGGTTTCCAGGTGCAACTGGATCTGACAGGGATCTTCATGCACGGCAAGATCCCAACTCTGAAGATCTCCCTCATCCAGATCTTCCGGGCTCACTTGTGGCAGAAAATACACGAAAGTGTAGTCATGGATCTTTGTCAG GTGTTTGACCAAGAGTTGGATGCCCTGGAGATTGAGACAGTCCAGAAGGAGACGATCCATCCCAGGAAGTCCTACAAGATGAACAGCTCCTGCGCTGATATCCTGCTGTTTGCTGCGTACAAGTGGAACGTCTCCAAACCATCTCTTCTGGCAGACTCCAA GGATGTAATGGATGGAGCCACAACCCAGAAGTATTGGATTGACGTACAGCTGAGATGGGGAGATTACGACTCTCATGACATTGAGAGATACGCTCGAGCCAAGTTCCTGGACTACACCACAGACAACATGAGTATCTACCCATCACCCACCGGGCTCCTCATTGCTGTCGACCTGGCCTACAATCTACACAG tgcCTATGGTAACTGGTTCCCTGGCTGCAAGCCACTGATTCAGCAGGCCCTTGCTAAGATCATGAAGGCCAACCCAGCCCTGTATGTGTTGAGGGAGAGGATCAGGAAGGGTCTCCAGCTGTACTCGTCTGAGCCCACTGAGCCCTACCTCAGCTCCCAGAACTATGGAGAACTATTCTCCAACCAGATCATCTGGTTCGTGGACGACACCAATGTGTACAGAGTCACCATCCACAAG ACATTTGAGGGTAACTTGACCACAAAGCCCATCAACGGGGCTATCTTCATCTTCAACCCCAGAACAGGTCAGCTCTTCCTCAAGATCATCCACACCTCTGTGTGGGCAGGACAGAAACGTCTTGGTCAG cTGGCCAAATGGAAGACAGCTGAGGAAGTAGCTGCTCTGATTCGATCCCTCCCAGTTGAGGAGCAGCCCAAACAGATCATtgtcacacggaaaggcatgttGGATCCACTTGAG GTCCATCTGCTGGATTTCCCCAATATTGTCATCAAGGGCAGTGAACTCCAGTTGCCTTTCCAGGCTTGTTTGAAG gTGGAGAAGTTTGGAGATCTGATTCTGAAGGCTACAGAACCCCAGATGGTGCTGTTCAACCTGTATGATGACTGGCTCAAGACCATCTCCTCATACACG GCGTTCTCTCGTCTGATCTTGATCTTGAGAGCTCTACATGTGAACAATGACAAGACAAAGATAGTGCTGAAGCCTGACAAAACCACTATCACAGAGATCCATCATATCTGGCCCACACTGACTGACGAGGAGTGGATGAAGATTGAAGTCCAATTGAAGGATCTCATCCTGGCAGACTATGGCAAGAAAAACAA CGTCAATGTGGCCTCTCTGACTCAGTCTGAGATCCGAGATATCATCCTGGGTATGGAGATCTCTGCTCCATCTGCTCAGAGACAGCAGATTGCCGAGATCGAGAAACAGACAAAGGAGCAGTCCCAGCTGACGGCAACCACAACCCGGACAGTCAACAAACATGGTGATGAGATCATCACCTCCACCACCAGCAACTATGAGTCGGCCACTTTCTCCTCCAAGACTGAGTGGCGAGTCCGAGCCATCTCTGCTACCAATCTTCATCTCCGTACCAATCACATCTACGTGTCATCAGACGACATCAAGGAGACTGGCTACACTTACATCCTGCCTAAAAATATCCTCAAGAAGTTCATCATCATCTCTGATCTGAGAGCTCAG ATTGCAGGGTATCTGTATGGAGTCAGCCCCCCTGACAACCCCCAGGTGAAGGAGATCCGATGTATTGTGATGCCACCACAGTGGGGCACCCATCAGACCGTCCACCTGCCCAACATACAACCGGAGCATGAATATCTCAAG GAAATGGAACCACTGGGTTGGATCCACACTCAGCCGAACGAGTTGCCACAGTTGTCTCCGCAAGACATCACTACACACGCCAAGGTGATGGCTGACAACTCCAGCTGGGATGGAGAGAAGACTGTTATCATCACATGCAG tttcaccCCGGGTTCCTGTTCACTGACGGCCTACAAGCTGACTCCCAGCGGTTATGAGTGGGGTCGCCAGAACAAGGACACCGGCAACAACcccaagggttacctcccctctCACTACGAGCGAGTACAGATGTTGCTGTCTGACAGATTCCTTGGCTTCTTCATGGTGCCTGGACAGAGTTCGTGGAACTACAACTTCATGG GTGTTCGCCATGACCCCAACATGAAgtatgaccttcaccttgccAACCCAAAAGAGTTCTACCATGAGGTTCATCGCCCTTCCCATTTCCTCAACTTCAGCACCATGGAAGATCAGGAGGTGATCGGCGCAGACAGAGAGGACATGTTCCAGTGA